Below is a window of Onychostoma macrolepis isolate SWU-2019 chromosome 06, ASM1243209v1, whole genome shotgun sequence DNA.
AAGATTCAAATGCATATAATTTCACTTTCTTCAAGTGAAACACAAAATGTCATTTTCCAAGTCGCTCTTTTTTGAACAACAAAACCGTAAATTGACTAGTGGCTTGCAAgcagcaaaaagaaaaaaactgatgCCCAACCTCATTAGCTCTTGCTTTTTCCTAACCACAATAAATCACAATACATTTTTCagcattgttttattatgcTTTTCTGAGCTTGaaagcttctgtcactatatgCTTTTATTCTTCAACCTTCAAAACATCTCCTTGATGCACCATGGAAGAAAATCATACTGGTTGTGATCAACATGAGGGTAAGAAAGACCAATGTTTGCTCAAAATGCAAACATTGTGTTAAAAGTTGAAGGGGTCTAAAAGCACATCTACTAAAGAAGAATGAAAACATTGAAGTGGCGAGACCTTTCAGCTTCTGATCCAGATACTCCAATATGACCCTGATGATCTGAACAATGGCAAGAATGAGGGAACCAAATGCCAGAGTGCCAGTGTGATACCTGGAAAATAAGTGTGCGATATAGAgcatacaaaaatgtaatgttttacaaGAAGGATTTTAGCAAAATGTGCTAAAAACTGGCAACTATTTCTCTCGTCACGCACCTAAGGGCCCGTCCCAAAGAGTTGAAGATAGGGAAAGCTGGGATGTCGTCAGGCTTTTTGAATGCCCAGTAGTAGGATGCAAAGGCCCCTGCAAGTGTGACCTGGCCCAATGCTGTCACGAAGTTGGCACACCAGAAGAAGAGGAATAAATTATAGAACTGGAACAGAATCAGGTACTTGTGGTATAACGTCTCTCCTCCATAAAACGCAAACAGACACTCAGCATCAGGACATTCAGTGGTGATATTTGAGCTGTTGAAAGTCTGTGGAGAGAATCAAATCAATGCAACTTTatgaaatgtatgcattttatcaAGCATTGTTCTGCAAAATATCCTATAGCAAGACagacatacactactgttcagcATAATTCAATAAAACTGCCAATAAATAGCCAACATGATGTTTATGTGGAGAGATTTTATGCAAAATGAGCATAAAAAGACACTAACCTCAGGGTTGCAGGTGTCTCTGGAATACATGCATTCGGTTGTATTGATAACCTTGTATATTGGCTCATTGGAGGTTGACaaaaacctaataaataattaaggATATCATGTTTCCGTGAAACCTAATTCACattatattcacattttatCAGCATTCTCAAACGACAGTGTTTAAGGGAATGAAACAGTGAAATACCAGCAGTGACCAACTGAAATTAGTGATGCCTATGTCTATTTTTTATAAAGTGTGATTGCATTATTTTCTTTAGGATACACGGCGGTGATGGCCCAGTATGCGATGACTAAAGACAGTAGGGCAAAGGTCAGCAGTGGGTAGAACAGTGATGACATCACATGACCGATGGCCCTGAAAAATAGATGTGGTTGTTAGGACTTCCTGTCTGACACTCCCAGTTAAcctaattattatttcataacTTTAAGCCAGAGTTAATccttcacactgaggacaatgCTGCTGTTTAACTGCTAATGCTATTAGAGTACCTAAAGAAAGCAGTAATTTGGAATATGAGACCAAACAACGCCAGCAACACGTCTAAAAACACAGTTTGCTCTACAGTAAGAAAGTAGACTGACTTGCTGGCCTCTTTGATGAGAGCAATAGCAATGAGGAGCCTCTTCCTGAGGAAGATGAGGAGAAGGATGATGACCACTTCCACAATACACAGGATAATCACTGTGTGGCAATAAAGGAGGACAGGACACAGTAGAACGTAATGAAAATTAAAGGTGACAAAGAAAACAGGTACATATTGTGTACAAATTGATCACTACTTGAAGAAAAatttaatgttacatttttatttatgtaatgaatatgtatgtatacactagcattcaaaagtttggggccagtaatatttttaaaaagaaattaatatatttatttttgcaaggatgcataaaattaatcaaaagtgaaaaataatgatttctaaaggatcatgtgacactgaagactggagtaatgatgctgatgctgaaaaattatgttttgccattactggaataaattaaattttaatatgtattaaaatagtaaacaattattttaaattgtaataatatttcagaatattactgtttttaatgtagttttgatcaaatacatgcagccttattacaaaaacatttaaaaaaaatctaatttatcttttaaatggtaatgcgttaatttttttattgcatataaCTGACATAACTGATATGAAAACTCACTGAAGGCAAGCCAGGTCTGCTGAATCTGTAAGTACACAGAAAAGTCTGTCTGTAGACCCAGATCCTTGATAGTGACATCAGAACCAGCTTGTCCTTTCAGACTGGCGTACTGCATGTAACAATGGAAAATACCTGAAGAGAATGAGGAGAGGAGATAAACCTAAAttaaatatctacaaattctTCGTAATATTGCACTATTTTctgtaatacagtaaaatatgacATTACTACAATACAGTAATGGAAATCTAGAGAAAATCATCAGTGATGATAATTAgcgttataataaataaaacacccaGGCGCAGGCTTCAGCTTCTTAAAGCTAAAATTTTCTCTTGATTTTAGAGTATTACTATAAATGCGTTAAGGTTAAACAGAAAAAGTAATTAGGATAAACATGTACGAGAAACATAATGTTATTTGAGAGCTGTAGACAAGACAAGAACCCTTACCGTATCCAATAACAATGACCACCATGATGATCATAACCCAGATCATGACTCCAGCCAGACAGCGCAAGAGGAGAATAAAGATCAGACTGACCAGCATGGCGATCACCAAGCCACTGAAAAAGAGCGCACAAAGATTTGATCaatgcacgttaaaaaataaatacgacctcacgttgtgtcaatcatgtTTACATACTGCCTCTGAAACTTTCGTCCATCATAAAAATTTTTGATCAGGtttgattttctgcgttttcgcattttgataggaaaggatgacgaatacgaaaaaagaaaaaaaaacgcatacgaaaatttcggaTTCAGTGTGCAATAACCTTAAATCTGACTGCCATAACCAAACACTGAATGGAGAGGAAATAAAATGAACCTAGAATGTCACATGCTTACAGGAGTATCCAGTGCCAGGACTGAGTATAGTCCTCAAAGATCCTCATGGCTACCGCCCGGCCCTCAATCACAACATTGGATTTCCTGCAAAAAATACGAATATGCATTAATTATAATCaatatgattatatttcaaTGTAACCATATAACACAtatcacattatattatatgattatattatCGTTACTTGAAATTAAACAATCTTTATTATTTCAGCAAGTGGCCAAGTTAAGCTAGTTTAAATTAATAAGaatgattaaaaagtaaacagacatatataaaatataaaaatgaaaacagaaaatatatgtaaaaataaaaactaattcaaactaTTAGTAAAAATTCGAATAGTATCTTAATTACACTAAAAAAGCATTGATTATATTAAAGTATAATCTaatacaaacaataataatattactaactTTGAGGCTTCAAGGAGATCTGttgcatttatattttgtcCTTTATCATCTGTGAACGTAGTTTTGTTGCCAATCACAACTAGACCACCTTTCAAGGTCTCTAGAGCGGGCAAGCATCTCCGTGTGACTGAAACACATGAAGTTCATCGTTTTAATGCAACAGAACTGTAATTTATGTGATGaaacaaacatgttttgtaAGATTTAAAGGCTTACAATTCTTGCTAGGTGTGAGTATTGAAGGGCACAAGCC
It encodes the following:
- the slc44a2 gene encoding choline transporter-like protein 2 isoform X3, producing MEPEEKNPESKYGEPRKFDPTFKGPIYNRGCTDILCCILFILALLCYFAVGILAWSQGDPRKVIYPTDSKGQFCGQVGSQIEKKPLLFYFNIMKCASPLVLLEFQCPTTQICVERCPDKFMTLVKALQNEDDREYYKQFCKEGVDMTRKAPEILKDGLCPSILTPSKNFTRRCLPALETLKGGLVVIGNKTTFTDDKGQNINATDLLEASKKSNVVIEGRAVAMRIFEDYTQSWHWILLGLVIAMLVSLIFILLLRCLAGVMIWVMIIMVVIVIGYGIFHCYMQYASLKGQAGSDVTIKDLGLQTDFSVYLQIQQTWLAFMIILCIVEVVIILLLIFLRKRLLIAIALIKEASKAIGHVMSSLFYPLLTFALLSLVIAYWAITAVFLSTSNEPIYKVINTTECMYSRDTCNPETFNSSNITTECPDAECLFAFYGGETLYHKYLILFQFYNLFLFFWCANFVTALGQVTLAGAFASYYWAFKKPDDIPAFPIFNSLGRALRYHTGTLAFGSLILAIVQIIRVILEYLDQKLKGAQNKCAKFLLSCLKCCFWCLEKFIKFLNRNAYIMVAIYGKNFCTSAKDAFFLLMRNIIRVTVLDKVTDFLLFLGKLLIVGIVGICSFFFFTGKIKIVEDAAPSLNYYWVPILTVVFGAYLIAHGFFSVYAMCVDTLFLCFLEDLERNDGTADRPYFMPERLLSILKKSNDGVKTVDEGKI